The window GTGGTGTGGAGGAAAACCGGCACCAAAAACGTTAGCTCCAATTCCGACTACAGTACCAGTGTTAAACATGGTATTAATACCGCTTTTGGCATGATCGCCCATAATTAACCCACAAAATTGAAGGTTGGTATTGCGCATTTTTTTGCTTTCATAATTGTAAAGCTTTACTTCAGCATAATTATTTTTTAAATTCGAGTTGTTGGTATCGGCACCAATGTTGCACCACTCGCCCATTACCGAATTACCCAGGTAACCTTCGTGACCTTTGGCTGAGTTGCCCCAAATTACCGAATTATTAATTTCACCTCCAGCACGGCTGTTCGGACCAATGGTAGTACCTGAATATATTTTAGCACCCATTTTTACCGATGAATTTTCGCAAAGAGCAAAAGAGCCTCTTATTAAACTGCCTTCCCAAACTTCGGCATTTTTACCGATATAAATGGGTCCGTAACCACTATTCAATACGCTACACTCTACCTTAGCGCCTTCCTCCAGAAAAATATCGTTCCCTAACAACTGGTTGGTACTGCTTAATTTTGCCGAGGTACGACCTTCGGTTAACAACTTAAAATCTTTTCTGATCTCGGCAGGGTTATTCCCAAAAATATGCTCGGGGTAGCTAATCCTGGTGAAATTTAATTGATAATCAACCGGCTTTAACTGCATTTGAGCCTGCTGATAAGTTAATACCTCGCTATTCCTAAAAGCCAAAACAACATCGCCAGCCAATAATACTTCACCGCTTTTAAGCACAGTAATGGCATTAAGCAAATCATCATCAGGGCAAACCGACCCGTTTATAAACAAACTGGCGTTAGATTTTGGAGCAAATTTTACGGAGAGGTAGTCCTGAGTTTGAAAGCCAAAGTCGGCTTTTAAGTGTTTCGCCCATTTTTCTGCAATGGTTAAAATACCAATGCGCAGATCGGCCACAGGCCTGGTAAACGTAAGCGGACGTAAAGACATCCAGCTGGCATCATCAAAAAGATTGATTGTCATAAGCAACAAAAATAAAAAAAGTCCCGATGCTTTTGGCAAAGGGACTTTAAAAAATGCTTTTTGTTGCTAAAATTATTTCTTAGCGTAACGGTTTTTGAATTTATCGATACGTCCTGCAGTATCAACCAATTTCATTTTACCAGTATAAAAAGGGTGTGAAGTATGAGAGATCTCTAATTTATAAAGAGGATACTCATTACCATCTTCCCATTTAATAGTTTCTTTAGTATCTACGCAAGATTTTGTTAAGAAAGCATATTCGTTAGACATGTCTTTAAAAACAACTGGTCTGTAGCTTGTTGGGTGCAAATCTTTTTTCATTTGAATATTATTTTTAGTTATTTGTGTGAAAGCATCAAGAACATTTTTGCAATTTGCTGGCAACAACGCTTATGACATTTCCTATTAGTCTTTCTACCTCTATTTTAGAGGATGCAAATATCTTAATTTTATTTTTGATTTACAAGCCTAATGCAAGAATTTTAAATCATAAGCCTTTTCACAACGAGTTCTGGTCTAAAAACCTTTGAAATAATGTCAAATAGCAGCTTTTAAACTAATCTTTTTTCTGACTATATTTTTTCCAGGTTTCTATTTTGGCCTTTTGTCTGACGATGTAAGCATCGGCAATTACTTCAGCCGAGCTCGAACCTTCAACCGTCTCAAGTAATTCCTTTAATTTATACTGATCTACATCTGCCTTGTATAAAATCTGAATCAATTTCGGAAAATCATTATCAATCAGATACGCAAATGCATCAACCATCACCTCCCGCAGTTGATTTTCGGAAAGGTTTTCGGGCACATCGAAATCTTTACTGATGATACTAATTAATGACATCGAATAGGATTTATAAGATTTTAGAGTTTAAAGATTTTTTTTGCAAAGTTTTCATTAAGCGAAAAACAATAGTACAAAGTTAATGATGTTTAGATTAGCTCCCTCATTCATTTTCCATTTCCCATCTTATCTCTTCCATCACATCTCCCATCTTACATTATCCATCCCCCCCTCTACACCCATTTTATCTCCTGGCAAAGCTCTATTAGTACGCCGTTTGTTTGTTTAGGATGAACAAAACACACCATTTTATTATCGGCACCTTTTTTGGGTGCTTCGTTTAACAACACAAAACCACTGGCCTTTAAGCGTTCCATTTCGGCCAGGATATCATCAACAGCAAAAGCAATATGATGAATCCCCTCCCCCTTTTTCTCCAGAAAGCGTGCAATAGCACTATCATCGGATGTAGCTTCGAGCAACTCAACCTTGTTATCGCCGGCTTTAAAAAACGCTGTATTTACTTGTTCTGCCGCTACGGTTTCGGTTTTGTAGCACGAAGTATTAAGCAAAAGCTCGTAAAGCGGAACCGACTTATTTAAACTGTTTACGGCAATTCCGATATGTTCTATCTTATTCATCGATTTAAAAGGTTGGTTAAATGTAAAAATGCAGGTTTTCTCTATAACCTCATAGCTATTATTTATAATTGTTAGAAAACTTTTTTCGTATCTTTGTATCAATAATCAACAGAATAAAGATGAAACAGCCGATATATTTAGATAATAATGCTACAACACCGTTAGATCCGAGAGTGTTGGAAGCAATGCTACCTTACTTTACTGAGAAATTTGGAAATGCCGCGAGCCGCAATCACGCGTTTGGCTGGGTGGCTGAAGAGGGTGTAGATTATGCTCGTGAGCAAGTAGCCAAATTAATCGGCTGTACTGAAAAAGAAATTATTTTTACATCAGGTGCTACCGAGGCTGATAACCTGGCCATTAAAGGTGTATTTGAAATGTATAAAGAAAAAGGTAACCACATTATTACTGCGGTTACTGAGCATAAAGCGGTTTTAGATACCTGCAAACACTTAGAAAAAAATGGTGCACGTGTTACTTATTTAGGTGTTAAAGAAGATGGTTTAATTGATTTAGCTGAATTAGAAGCTGCCATGACACCAGAAACAATTTTAGTTTCTATCATGTATGGCAACAACGAAATCGGTGTAGTTCAACCAGTTAAAGAAATTTCGGCGATTGCACACAAACACGGTGCTTTATTTATGACTGATGCTACGCAGGCAGTTGGTAAAATTCCGGTTGATGTAAATACTGATGGGATTGATTTAATGGCTTTCTCCGCACACAAAATGTACGGACCAAAAGGTGTTGGTGCACTTTATGTACGTCGTAAAGGTCCAAGAGTTAAAGTTACTGCCCAAATGGATGGTGGTGGTCACGAACGCGGCATGCGTTCAGGTACCTTAAACGTTCCGGGTATTGTAGGTTTAGGTAAAGCCTGCGAACTTTGCCGATTAGAAATGGAAAGCGAAGCCGTTCGTTTATCAGGTTTACGTGATAAATTAGAATCGACTTTAAACAAAATGGAAGAAAGTTATGTTAATGGTAATACACAACACCGTTTACCACACGTAGCGAACATTTCATTTAAATATGTTGAAGGTGAAGGTTTAATGATGGCTATGAGTGATTTAGCAGTGTCTTCGGGATCGGCTTGTACCTCTGCCTCTTTAGAACCATCATACGTTTTAAAAAGCTTAGGTTTATCTGATGACCTGGCTCACTCTTCTATCCGTTTCGGTTTAGGAAGGTTTACCACAGAAGCAGAGATTGACCAGGCTATTGCTGTTACCGAAAAAGCAGTTAACCACTTAAGAGAACTTTCTCCGCTTTGGGAAATGTTTAAAGAAGGTATTGACCTGAGCAAAATTGAGTGGGCAGAACACTAAAACCAGTTTGGAGTTAACAGTTGGCAGTTTTGAGTACACGAACTGGTAATTGATAGCTGAAATTGAAAACTAATTAAAAATTTGCTCCTTAGGGAGATTAAAAAATAAAAACATGGCATATTCAGAAAAAGTAATTGATCATTACAACAACCCGCGTAATGTAGGTACTTTAAATAAAGAGAGTAAATTTGTAGGCACTGGGTTAGTTGGTGCACCAGAGTGTGGCGACGTAATGCGTTTACAAATAGAAGTTGGAGAAGACAACGTTATTACCGATGCTAAATTTAAAACATTTGGTTGCGGTTCGGCTATTGCTTCTTCATCTTTAGCAACAGAATGGTTAAAAGGAAAAACAATTGACGAGGCATTAGCTATCGATAACATGGATATTGTGGAAGAACTGGCTTTACCTCCGGTAAAAATTCACTGTTCTGTTTTGGCAGAAGATGCAATTAAATCGGCTATTAACGATTACCGCGTTAAAAATGGTTTAGAAGCAATTGTTTTAGAGAAATCGCACCACTAAAATAGATGTGAGAGGTTAGATATGAGATGTGAGGGTTAAGTACCTGATCTCAAATCTGAAATCTCAAATCTCAAATCTTATTAGAATGATTACAATAACCGATAAAGCAAAAGACAAAATTGATCACCTGATGCAGGATTCTGCAATGGGTTCTGATTACTTTTTACGCGTTTCTGTAAAAGGTGGTGGTTGTTCTGGTTTATCATACAATTTAGATTTCGATAACGAGGAACAAAAAGGTGATCAGTTTTTTGAAGATAAAGGAATTAAGATCGCATTAGATATGAAATCGTTCCTTTACCTGGCCGGAACTGAGCTTGATTTTACTGATGGTTTAAACGGAAAAGGTTTCAACTTTGTAAATCCAAATGCGAGCCGTACTTGCGGCTGTGGCGAGAGTTTCTCTGTTTAAACAAATTAAAATATTTAACAAAAAGGTTTCATGCTTATGAAACCTTTTTTGCGTTTATCAGATTTTATTTTTTAGGCAATTACGATTCGTTTCCCACAGATTTCACTGATTTAAATCCGTAGGTTCTTATTTCAGTCTTTCATAAATATTCAAGTAAAAAATCTTTCTTAATCTGCGTTGCTTTTATACTTAATCTGTGGAGAAATAATATGCAAATAATCTAATTCGCAAGCAAAACCTGCCTGGCAACATATCAATTTGTATTTTTAAACCAAAAAGCGTTATAATTGTTAAAATAACGAACACACCAAATTACGAGCATGCCACTAATTAACGAATTTTCAACCGTTCCTACCCTATTAAGGAATGTTGTAAAAAATATACATAAACCAGAAGAAACTTTCTTAATCCACAAACAAAGTAACGAGTGGCTGGAAGTTTCTTACGAAGATACCCTTAAAAGAGCCGATGCTGTTTCAGCATTCTTTTTAGAGAAGGGAATCAAGAAAGGAGACCGCCTGGGCTTAATGATCGAAAACTCTCCTGAATATGTGTATTACGATCAGGGCATACAGCAAATTGGTGTAATTAATGTTTCTATTTACCCTACCCTTTCTGAACAGGAAGTAGCCTATATCATTAACGATTCTGGCATTAAGGCCATTTTGGTAGGTAACAATTTCCTGTATCGTAAAATATTAAAAGTAGCAGCCAATTGTAAGGAATTAAAATACATTATTCCCGCTTTTAAAGATTTCGAAAAAGTGACCATTCCGGCAGATGTAAATGTTGAAGTAATTGCTTTCTCCGATATTTTAGCCCTTAAACACCAGATTACGGCAGCTGAGCGAGCTGAAATAGATCAATGCAGAAATTTGGTTATACCTCAGGATGTATCCTCGTTAATTTATACTTCGGGAACTACAGGCACGCCAAAAGGTGTAATGCTTACCCATTATAATTTTGTTAAAAACGTAGAAGTTTGTTTGCAACAGATCCCGGTAATCGATCAAACAGAAACTTTCCTTTCATTTTTACCATTATCACACGTATTTGAACGTACAGCTACCTATCATGTATGTTGCGCGCAAGGCTGTAAAATCGCTTTTGCACAAAGCCTTGAATTATTGGCCAAAAATATGGGCGAGGTTCGTCCGACGGTGATGAGCTGTGTACCGCGCTTACTGGAACGCATTCACGATAAAGCCATTAAATCGGGTACAGCAGGCGGTGGTACAAAAGCTAAAATATTTACCTGGGCGCTGGAAACCGGCAATAAGTACCGGGTAGCCAAAGAAGCAGGCAAAAACCCAGGAATGATCTTATCGGCCAAAAAAGGAATTGCCGAAAAACTGGTATTTAGTAAGATTAAAGAAAAAACCGGTGGTCGCTTAAAATTTATGATTTCGGGCGGGGCAGCTTTACCTAAAAATGTGGGTGAGTTTTTTGGCGACCTGGGCATTAAAATACTAGAGGGTTTCGGCTTAACCGAAACCTCACCGGTAATGTCGGTTACTGAATACCACAGGCAGGTTTATGGCACTGTTGGGCGCATAATCCCAGGCATTGAAGTGGCCATACAGGATGTCGAGAGCAAAGAAATGATCAGCATTCAAACCCACAATACTTTTAATGAGGAATTTGAATGCCCCGAAGGAGAAGTAATTGTGCGTGGCCATTGTGTAATGAAAGGTTATTTTAACAAACCTGCAGAAACCGCCGAAGCGATAGATAAAGACATGTGGTTCCACACTGGCGATATTGGCCGTTTTTATAAAGGTAACCTGCAAATTACAGATCGTTTGAAAAACATGATCGTAAATGCATATGGAAAAAATGTTTACCCTACCCCGGTAGAAAATATTTACCTGAAAAGCCCAAAAATTGACCAATTGTTTTTAATTGGCGATAAACGCGAATTTATTACGGCCATTATTATCCCGAACAGGGAAACTTTAGAAGAAACCTTTAAGCTACAGCCGTCATTTTTCGAAGATGCCGATCCTTTTATCGGCAATCAGGAAATTATAGACTGGATGGAGCAGGATATCAAGAAAATATCGAATGAACTGGCCAAATTTGAGCGTATTAAAAACTTTAAGATAAAACGTAATCCTTTCAATATAGACGAAGGAGAAATTACGCCTACCATGAAAGTTAAGCGCCGCATTGTAGAAAAGAAATATGCAGAGGCCATTAATCAAATGTACGAAGAAGGCATAGAAGCGGAATCTTAGCTAAAACCAGATTATTTTCCACATCATTATCAATTAAAAAAATCAATTTCTATTGCTTTAAGATCGCTTCGTTTCACGCAATGACGAAGTAAATCATTACTTTTGCAAAAAATACCCGAAATGAGTATAGGATTATCAGAACAAGAGCAATTACGACGTGAGTCGTTAAAACAATTACGCCAGTTAGGCATAGAACCTTATCCAGCAGAAGCTTACGAAATTAACGTAACAGCAGCCGATATTTTAGCTAACTACGAAAAGGATAAAACCGCCTATAAGACCGTTAGCCTTGCAGGCCGTATCATGAGCCGCAACATTATGGGTGCTGCTTCTTTCGCCGAATTACAGGATTCGACTGGCCGTATACAGGTATATTTAAAGAGAGATGAGCTTTGCCCTGGCGACGATAAGACTACATACAACACGGTATTTAAAAAATTGCTGGATATTGGCGATTTTATCGGCGTTAAAGGTTATGTGTTTACCACACAAACCGGCGAAATATCTATTCACGTAACCGAATTTAAAGTTTTAGCTAAATCTTTACGCCCCCTCCCTATCGTAAAACGTGATGACGAAGGAAATGTGTACGACGGTTTCACCAATCCGGAGTTGCGTTACCGTATGCGTTATGTAGATCTAACGGTAAATCCTGATTACAAACAGATTTTCATTAAACGCAGCAAGGTAATCAATACCATGCGTAATTATTTCGATAACCAAGGCTGGATGGAAGTAGAAACCCCTATCCTGCAACCTATCCATGGTGGTGCAGCGGCGCGTCCATTTGCAACACACCACAATACTTTAGACATGCCGCTTTATTTGCGTATTGCAAATGAGCTTTATCTAAAAAGATTAATCGTTGCCGGTTTTGATGGTGTTTATGAGTTTGGTAAAATGTTTCGTAACGAAGGAATGGACCGTACGCATAACCCTGAATTTACCTCAATGGAAATCTATGTAGCCTACAAAGATTATATCTGGATGATGGCTATGGTGGAAGAATGTTTAGAAAAAGTAGCAATAGCAACAACAGGTTCGGCTGTGGTTAAAGTTGGTGCCAATGAAATTAATTTCGAAGGACCATACGAAAAATTAACCATGTACGAATCGATCCAAAAATATACTGGTATTGATGTATCGGCAATGACCGAAGATCAGATTGCACAGACTTGTAAAGATCTGGGCATCGAAATCGATTCGACCATGGGCCGCGGTAAATTAATCGACGAAATTTTCGGCGCTAAGGTAGAGGCGAACCTGATTCAGCCTACTTACATTACCGATTATCCAATCGAAATGACCCCGCTGGCTAAAAAACACCGTACAGCAGATGGATTGGTTGAGCGTTTTGAGTTATTTGTAAACGGTAAGGAAATTGCCAATGCTTATTCTGAATTAAACGATCCGATTGACCAGAAAGAGCGTTTAGAAGATCAGTTGAAGCTGGCAGCACGTGGCGACGATGAAGCTATGGCAATGGACGATGACTTTGTTCGTGCTTTAGAGTATGGTATGCCGCCTACCTCAGGTTTAGGTATTGGTATCGATCGATTGGTGATGTTAATGACCAACCAAAGCACCATTCAGGAAGTTCTTTTCTTCCCGCAAATGCGCCCGGAGAAAAAGAAAATAGAATTAACTGCAGAAGAAACAGAGTTATATGCATTGGTAAAAGAAGATGAACGACATCTTTTAACTGATGTGAAGGCAAAATTAACCGACTGGAGCAATAAAAAATGGGATACCACTTTGAAAGCTTTAACAGGTAAAGGCATATTAAAAGTAGCCAAAACCGACGAAGGTTTATTCTTATCGCATAAATAGTTAATTTGTTAATCTGCCGGTAAAATACGGGCTTAGATTTTAACAAAAAAATAACATAAACTTAAAAGGCTTGCTAACAATTGTTTAGCAAGCCTTTTCTATATTTACAGCAATCGAAAATAAAAAAGATTGTTATGAATACTTCAAGTTTAGAAATCAACGAAAGAGAATACTGCATCAAATTAAGTAAAGAAGCATTTGATTTAACGCTGGTACGCCAATTAATTAAAAGAATCCAGGCCGAAGCCTTATTCTTCTCACGTGTTCAGGCCGAAGAAGATGATATCTTAAGCAAAAGAGCACAA is drawn from Pedobacter sp. HDW13 and contains these coding sequences:
- the iscU gene encoding Fe-S cluster assembly scaffold IscU, with protein sequence MAYSEKVIDHYNNPRNVGTLNKESKFVGTGLVGAPECGDVMRLQIEVGEDNVITDAKFKTFGCGSAIASSSLATEWLKGKTIDEALAIDNMDIVEELALPPVKIHCSVLAEDAIKSAINDYRVKNGLEAIVLEKSHH
- a CDS encoding IscS subfamily cysteine desulfurase codes for the protein MKQPIYLDNNATTPLDPRVLEAMLPYFTEKFGNAASRNHAFGWVAEEGVDYAREQVAKLIGCTEKEIIFTSGATEADNLAIKGVFEMYKEKGNHIITAVTEHKAVLDTCKHLEKNGARVTYLGVKEDGLIDLAELEAAMTPETILVSIMYGNNEIGVVQPVKEISAIAHKHGALFMTDATQAVGKIPVDVNTDGIDLMAFSAHKMYGPKGVGALYVRRKGPRVKVTAQMDGGGHERGMRSGTLNVPGIVGLGKACELCRLEMESEAVRLSGLRDKLESTLNKMEESYVNGNTQHRLPHVANISFKYVEGEGLMMAMSDLAVSSGSACTSASLEPSYVLKSLGLSDDLAHSSIRFGLGRFTTEAEIDQAIAVTEKAVNHLRELSPLWEMFKEGIDLSKIEWAEH
- the lysS gene encoding lysine--tRNA ligase is translated as MSIGLSEQEQLRRESLKQLRQLGIEPYPAEAYEINVTAADILANYEKDKTAYKTVSLAGRIMSRNIMGAASFAELQDSTGRIQVYLKRDELCPGDDKTTYNTVFKKLLDIGDFIGVKGYVFTTQTGEISIHVTEFKVLAKSLRPLPIVKRDDEGNVYDGFTNPELRYRMRYVDLTVNPDYKQIFIKRSKVINTMRNYFDNQGWMEVETPILQPIHGGAAARPFATHHNTLDMPLYLRIANELYLKRLIVAGFDGVYEFGKMFRNEGMDRTHNPEFTSMEIYVAYKDYIWMMAMVEECLEKVAIATTGSAVVKVGANEINFEGPYEKLTMYESIQKYTGIDVSAMTEDQIAQTCKDLGIEIDSTMGRGKLIDEIFGAKVEANLIQPTYITDYPIEMTPLAKKHRTADGLVERFELFVNGKEIANAYSELNDPIDQKERLEDQLKLAARGDDEAMAMDDDFVRALEYGMPPTSGLGIGIDRLVMLMTNQSTIQEVLFFPQMRPEKKKIELTAEETELYALVKEDERHLLTDVKAKLTDWSNKKWDTTLKALTGKGILKVAKTDEGLFLSHK
- a CDS encoding long-chain fatty acid--CoA ligase, producing the protein MPLINEFSTVPTLLRNVVKNIHKPEETFLIHKQSNEWLEVSYEDTLKRADAVSAFFLEKGIKKGDRLGLMIENSPEYVYYDQGIQQIGVINVSIYPTLSEQEVAYIINDSGIKAILVGNNFLYRKILKVAANCKELKYIIPAFKDFEKVTIPADVNVEVIAFSDILALKHQITAAERAEIDQCRNLVIPQDVSSLIYTSGTTGTPKGVMLTHYNFVKNVEVCLQQIPVIDQTETFLSFLPLSHVFERTATYHVCCAQGCKIAFAQSLELLAKNMGEVRPTVMSCVPRLLERIHDKAIKSGTAGGGTKAKIFTWALETGNKYRVAKEAGKNPGMILSAKKGIAEKLVFSKIKEKTGGRLKFMISGGAALPKNVGEFFGDLGIKILEGFGLTETSPVMSVTEYHRQVYGTVGRIIPGIEVAIQDVESKEMISIQTHNTFNEEFECPEGEVIVRGHCVMKGYFNKPAETAEAIDKDMWFHTGDIGRFYKGNLQITDRLKNMIVNAYGKNVYPTPVENIYLKSPKIDQLFLIGDKREFITAIIIPNRETLEETFKLQPSFFEDADPFIGNQEIIDWMEQDIKKISNELAKFERIKNFKIKRNPFNIDEGEITPTMKVKRRIVEKKYAEAINQMYEEGIEAES
- the mce gene encoding methylmalonyl-CoA epimerase; amino-acid sequence: MNKIEHIGIAVNSLNKSVPLYELLLNTSCYKTETVAAEQVNTAFFKAGDNKVELLEATSDDSAIARFLEKKGEGIHHIAFAVDDILAEMERLKASGFVLLNEAPKKGADNKMVCFVHPKQTNGVLIELCQEIKWV
- a CDS encoding iron-sulfur cluster assembly accessory protein; this translates as MITITDKAKDKIDHLMQDSAMGSDYFLRVSVKGGGCSGLSYNLDFDNEEQKGDQFFEDKGIKIALDMKSFLYLAGTELDFTDGLNGKGFNFVNPNASRTCGCGESFSV
- a CDS encoding putative sugar nucleotidyl transferase; amino-acid sequence: MTINLFDDASWMSLRPLTFTRPVADLRIGILTIAEKWAKHLKADFGFQTQDYLSVKFAPKSNASLFINGSVCPDDDLLNAITVLKSGEVLLAGDVVLAFRNSEVLTYQQAQMQLKPVDYQLNFTRISYPEHIFGNNPAEIRKDFKLLTEGRTSAKLSSTNQLLGNDIFLEEGAKVECSVLNSGYGPIYIGKNAEVWEGSLIRGSFALCENSSVKMGAKIYSGTTIGPNSRAGGEINNSVIWGNSAKGHEGYLGNSVMGEWCNIGADTNNSNLKNNYAEVKLYNYESKKMRNTNLQFCGLIMGDHAKSGINTMFNTGTVVGIGANVFGAGFPPHHIADFSWGGAAGFEAYKLHKMFETTEKVFARKDVAFNEVEKNILTKVFELTESYRRF
- a CDS encoding type B 50S ribosomal protein L31; the encoded protein is MKKDLHPTSYRPVVFKDMSNEYAFLTKSCVDTKETIKWEDGNEYPLYKLEISHTSHPFYTGKMKLVDTAGRIDKFKNRYAKK